The Rissa tridactyla isolate bRisTri1 chromosome 1, bRisTri1.patW.cur.20221130, whole genome shotgun sequence DNA segment TTCCAGGGCGGCCACACGGGTGATGGTTCCTGCTCCCGGCCGGTGAGTGAAGCCATCGGATGTCCCCAATGGAGCCAACGGGGTTGGTGACACCCAGCGATTGGGGGAGACATCCCCAGTCCTGGGGCCAGCCTTGCCCCGGGCGAAGGCAGCTCGGTgcacggacggacagacagatcTCCAGCACAAGAAGACATGGGAAGGACGTCCAAGTGCAAACCAGCTCTCGGTCCCCcaggacggacggacggacggacggacagacagacagcagttCACCGGGGCTGGTTCGGTCCCCAGAAAAGGGTGCAGCAGCACGGCACACCCCTGCTCTCGCACCGCCTGCCGAAGGCACAGAGTCCCCAGCGTCGCTCTCCGCAGCAGAGCATCCACCGCACACAGATGTTGGCGTCCACAGTCCACTCCAACTTCCCTCTTTTGCAGCAAAGCCCCTTCGGCTCTTCCTACGGATCCAGGGTTTGGGAAGTCACTGTTGAGGTCCCAGCTCCCTGAGCCACTGCCACGCTGCGGGGACAGACGCAGGGATGGACACTGGCACTGCCACGATGCGCCGGGACTCAGTACCAGGGGTCTGCCCGGTGCTGCTGGTTGTAGAGCTGGAGCTTGATCTGGTCTCTGATCTGGTTGATGAGGATCTGAGCCAGCAGGATGCCCACCAGctgtgggagaggaagaggaggaagagaagaggaagaggaggatgaaggtgCTGAGGGACACTGGGGAGTGTCACCCCACCATCCTACAAGCGAGTTACACAGCTCCGGGCAAGGACGTGCCCGACGTTTACatggctccccccaccccaaatcctgCCCTGACTCCGCAGGGTTGCAATTAGATGCATCGTTAAGGCAACTCCCGAACGAGGTAGAGCTGCAGGATGGTCCCTTCTCCCCCCGACCCCGGTACCTGGGGGACGGCCAGCCCCAGGGCGATGCCCCCCAGCAGGAAGAGGTTGCTGTGGATCCAGTTGACCAGCGTGTCGATGCAGCCGTTGGTGTAGATGAAGGCGCTGGCCTCCAGGTAGCCCATGGCCTGCATGCCCTGCCCGCACATGGTGTTGATGACagcctgggagggaggggacacagaggggctggggacaaaACCCaccaggctggaggaggcggggggggggccctgccACCTGGGGGGAAACCAGGACCTCTGCCCTCGCCTTGGCGCCGCTTGGGGTGTCCCCtttggtgtccccagccccagctccaccgCTGGGCTCCCGAAATGCCCCCCAAAGGGGTGATACCTGGGGGTGGCAGGGTCTACCGAGGACACACAGGGTCGTCCCCGCCCAGGACGCCGTCCTCACCTCCTGGgcgtcctgcaggcagcaggagaaggggacgGAGCACCGCTCCCGGCTGGGGTTGGCGGCGGTGCAGTTGAAGTACATGTTCTGGGACCAGTCCTTGTAGGAGACGCCACCGCAGCAGCTGAACTGTGGAGAAGGACACGGGGTGCTCAGCTGCGGGGGGGGGGCCACCCCTGACCAGCGATCCCCCCCACAGCGGTTTTAGCAGGCCCTACATAAACACAGGCTCCAACAGAGACACTGAGGGATGTTTCTCCCCCCCTCATCCCTTTCCATCCAGCTCTTCACCATGAACATCAAATCCTCATGGAGGGGCGACCCAACGTCCTTGGACCGGAGAAGCCACCAAGCATCCCCAGCCTGGAGGAGCCCATGGATTTACGGCAAGAGCCAAGACCCCGAAGCCCGACCCACAAGCGGGGACATTTCCTCGTTTGCTGGAGGGACATCCTGGCCCCCCACCACACACCTCCTTCTGCCCAAAGTCGATGAGGTTCTGCAGGTCCAGGTCATCCCGGTAATGCACGATGGCACCGTTGATGATCTCGCTGACCTTCCCGCGTGCCTGTGGGGGCGGACACGGCATCACGGCATGGGGGGGACATCAGCAAGGCTGTCACCCAATGGGACAGGCTGGGGGTCATTGAGCCCCCCACCAACACCGCTGTGGTACCTTATCGGAGAAGACAAAGCCCAGCACGCCGGCGgccagctgcaggaggaagaCGATGGTCAGGCAGATGGAGAACTGCGGAGGAGAGGAGTGTGATGGTGAGGGAGGGGGGGCCACAGGAGGGAacccccccatccccgtccccgtccccgggtCCTCACCGTCTGGAGCAGGCAGATGTTCTCCCGCAAGGAGCCCACGCAGCCGCAGAAGGTGATGAGGAAGGTGAGGACGCCGACCACGACCAGCAGGATGGCAGGGTCCACCGCCAGGCAGGCCAGCGCCGCCTCTGCCACGGCCAGCTGTCACGGAcagtgtccccccgcccccggcaccgcaGACACCCCCCCCGGGGTGTCCCTCGTCACCCCCAAGCCCCCCAACCTCACCTGCGTGCTTCAGTAGCCGGGCGTAGACCCCCACTGCCACCATCACCATTGAGATCATCTGTGGAGCAGGACGGGGAGGGGGAttgtgagcccccccccccggctctgggggtcccctggctgcagccccccgggctgtAAACGGGGCACCGGACACGGACacgctgcctcggtttcccctcATCACCCCCAGGCGGAGCCGGCTTGCGGTGACATCCCTCCAAAAAATCCCCACCCTCCAAAAAATCCCCACCTTCCAAACCACCCCCCTCCAACCCCAAACATAAATAAATCccccaaaaccataaaaaacaaacccaaagacaTAAAAAACCGccacaaagcattaaaaaaaaaaaaaatccctcaaaacataaaaaaaatcccccaaaacataaaaaatcccaaaaaacagaaaaaaatcccccaaaacattaaacaaaaaccactcgaaacattaaaaaaaatcaaaacattaaaatccttcaaaacataaaaaagtcccccaaaatattaaaaaatccctCAAAGCATCAAAAAACCCtccccaaacattaaaaa contains these protein-coding regions:
- the TSPAN33 gene encoding tetraspanin-33, whose product is MARRAAGGRGPHGDDFSFVSPAVKYVLFFFNMLFWMISMVMVAVGVYARLLKHAEAALACLAVDPAILLVVVGVLTFLITFCGCVGSLRENICLLQTFSICLTIVFLLQLAAGVLGFVFSDKARGKVSEIINGAIVHYRDDLDLQNLIDFGQKEFSCCGGVSYKDWSQNMYFNCTAANPSRERCSVPFSCCLQDAQEAVINTMCGQGMQAMGYLEASAFIYTNGCIDTLVNWIHSNLFLLGGIALGLAVPQLVGILLAQILINQIRDQIKLQLYNQQHRADPWY